The Pelodiscus sinensis isolate JC-2024 chromosome 30, ASM4963464v1, whole genome shotgun sequence genome has a window encoding:
- the LOC142821212 gene encoding olfactory receptor 14C36-like has product MPNQTTVTEFLLQRFSDIRELQVLHFVVFLVLYLAALVGNLLIIIAIVCDHRLHTPLYFFLGNLSLLDLGSISVTVPKSMANSLLNSRSISYPACVAQVFLFFFFATTDFALLIVMAYDRHVAICLPLHYERVMNKGACVQMAASAWFAGIVYSALHTGNTFTLPFCQSNVIDQFFCEIPQLLKLACSDSYLSEVGLLACGVILALNCFVFIIVSYVQIFRAVLRIPSEQGRHKAFSTCLPHLAVISLLLCTALFAYLKPTSSSASSLDLVVGVLYAVVPPIMNPVIYSLRNKEIKAAMKNLTGWRLFSKN; this is encoded by the coding sequence ATGCCCAACCAAACCACCGTGACCGAGTTCCTGCTCCAGAGGTTCTCAGACATCCGGGAGCTGCAGGTTTTGCACTTTGTGGTGTTTCTGGTGCTTTACCTGGCTGCCTTGGTGGGGAATCTTCTCATCATCATAGCCATAGTCTGTGACCACCGTCTGCACACCCCCTTGTACTTCTTCCTGGGAAACCTGTCTCTCCTAGACCTCGGCTCCATCTCCGTCACTGTCCCCAAATCCATGGCCAACTCCCTCCTGAACTCTAGGTCGATTTCCTACCCTGCCTGTGTCGCCCaagtctttctctttttttttttcgctACAACTGATTTTGCCTTACTCATTGTCATGGCCTACGACCGACACGTCGCCATCTGCCTCCCGCTGCACTACGAGAGAGTGATGAACAAGGGAGCTTGTGTCCAAATGGCAGCTAGTGCCTGGTTTGCAGGTATTGTCTACTCTGCCCTGCACACCGGGAACACCTTCACTTTACCCTTCTGCCAGTCCAACGTCATCGAccagttcttctgtgaaatcCCCCAGCTCCTCAAACTGGCCTGCTCCGACTCCTACCTGAGTGAGGTTGGACTTCTTGCCTGTGGTGTGATTCTAGCTTTAAACTGTTTTGTTTTCATCATTGTGTCGTATGTTCAGATCTTCAGAGCGGTGCTGAGAATCCcctcggagcagggccggcacaaagccttctccacctgcctcccccacctagCTGTGATCTCCTTGTTACTTTGCACTGCTTTATTTGCGTACTTGAAACCCACCTCCAGCTCAGCATCAAGTCTGGATCTGGTGGTGGGTGTTCTCTACGCCGTGGTGCCTCCCATAATGAATCcggtcatctacagcctgaggaacaaggagattAAAGCTGCAATGAAAAACTTGACTGGGTGGAGGTTATTTTCCAAGAATTGA